One Mobula birostris isolate sMobBir1 chromosome 4, sMobBir1.hap1, whole genome shotgun sequence DNA window includes the following coding sequences:
- the fam43a gene encoding protein FAM43A yields the protein MLPWKKNKFDLIEKQQGKQLGYSVSLNCNTITSLARACPDVVADSALNRVCSMFKSKRRKIKITGEDPTYTVLYLGNAATIQSKGEGCADVAVTKIWSKSEQGKNGTRMKLTISSQGIRMVHVDGKARRPGHLYLLHRITYCVADPQSPKIFAWIYRHELKHKAVMLRCHAVLVSKPEKAKAMALLLYQTSSNALAEFKRLKRRDDARHQQQKLVGEQSIPLVPLRKLMNGQCSYKPPVERSRSAPKLGSITEDLVGEEEEQRALLEISLEYEDILGRTEPSASDEHQSFTELISDLGELTIGNDVQLLRADLRVTRLLSGESTSSESSLGSGTSDQDAVAAADDSEEGDLQEMG from the coding sequence ATGCTACCTTGGAAGAAAAATAAATTTGATTTAATCGAGAAGCAGCAGGGAAAGCAGCTCGGCTACTCTGTGAGTTTGAACTGTAACACTATCACCTCGCTCGCCCGCGCCTGCCCGGACGTGGTGGCGGACAGTGCCCTCAACCGGGTCTGCAGCATGTTCAAATCCAAAAGGAGGAAGATCAAGATCACGGGCGAGGATCCCACCTACACGGTGCTGTACCTCGGCAACGCCGCCACCATTCAATCCAAAGGCGAAGGCTGCGCCGATGTGGCGGTGACCAAGATCTGGAGCAAGAGCGAGCAAGGCAAGAACGGCACCAGGATGAAGCTGACCATTAGCTCCCAGGGAATCCGCATGGTTCACGTAGACGGCAAGGCAAGGAGACCGGGTCACCTGTACCTCCTGCACAGGATCACCTACTGCGTGGCAGATCCCCAATCTCCGAAAATCTTCGCCTGGATCTACAGGCACGAACTGAAGCACAAGGCTGTGATGCTCAGGTGTCACGCCGTGCTGGTCTCCAAGCCCGAGAAAGCAAAGGCAATGGCCCTCCTCCTCTACCAGACCTCCAGCAACGCCCTGGCCGAGTTCAAGAGGCTGAAGAGGAGGGACGACGCCAGGCACCAGCAACAGAAGCTGGTCGGGGAGCAGAGCATTCCCTTGGTCCCGCTGAGGAAGCTGATGAACGGCCAGTGCAGCTACAAGCCTCCGGTGGAGAGGAGCAGAAGCGCCCCGAAGCTGGGCTCTATCACCGAGGacctggtgggggaggaggaggaacagAGAGCCCTGCTGGAGATCAGCCTGGAGTACGAGGACATCCTGGGCAGAACAGAGCCCTCGGCCAGCGACGAGCACCAGAGCTTTACCGAGCTTATCAGTGACCTGGGCGAATTGACGATAGGCAACGATGTCCAGTTACTGAGGGCTGATCTACGAGTTACTAGACTGCTGTCCGGCGAAAGCACTAGCAGCGAGTCGTCGCTGGGCAGCGGCACCAGCGACCAGGACGCGGTGGCAGCAGCAGACGACAGTGAGGAAGGCGATCTACAAGAGATGGGATAA